One Buteo buteo chromosome 5, bButBut1.hap1.1, whole genome shotgun sequence DNA window includes the following coding sequences:
- the YBEY gene encoding endoribonuclease YbeY isoform X1, whose amino-acid sequence MSLVLRNAQRVVPVRRAPLRRAVCALRAALGASRFDVGLVCASNGLMRRLNGAYRQRPEPTDVLSFPFHRVAAGELPRPSCRDEYNLGDIFLGVEYIHQQCRATGEDFDSVLAVTAAHGLCHLLGYQHRTEGEWRQMYQKEVEILEELNRLTGASLRPLTAGLF is encoded by the exons ATGAGCCTGGTGCTGCGGAACGCCCAGCGGGTCGTGCCGGTGCGTCGGGCCCCGCTGCGCCGCGCTGTGTGCGCCCTGCGGGCCGCCCTGGGCGCCTCCCGCTTCGACGTGGGGCTGGTCTGCGCCAGTAACGGGCTGATGCGGCGTCTCAACGGCGCGTACCGGCAGCGCCCGGAGCCCACCGAcgtcctctccttccctttccaccGGGTGGCGGCGGGGGAGCTGCCGCGGCCGAGCTGCCGCGACGAGTACAACCTGGGGGACATCTTCCTGGGGGTGGAGTACATCCACCAGCAGTGCCGCGCCACCGGGGAGGACTTCGACAGCGTCCTGGCG GTGACAGCAGCCCACGGGTTGTGCCATTTGCTCGGCTACCAGCACCGCACAGAAGGCGAGTGGCGACAG ATGTACCAGAAGGAGGTGGAGATCCTGGAGGAGCTGAACCGGCTCACCGGCGCCAGCCTCCGGCCCCTGACCGCCGGCCTCTTCTGA
- the POFUT2 gene encoding GDP-fucose protein O-fucosyltransferase 2, with the protein MAAQGPGRRLLPPPLLLGLAALTLLPPAAAQPPPVALRAGHAASSLPAAAAAPRTRYLLYDVNPPEGFNLRRDVYIRIASLLKTLLKSENWVLVLPPWGRLYHWQSPDIPQVRIPWSEFFDLPSLNRNIPVIEYEQFLAESGGPFIEQIYVLQGYAEGWKEGTWEEKIDERPCIDQLMYSKDKHEYYRGWFWGYEETRGLNVSCLSVQGSASVVAPVLLKNTSAQSVMLDRAENLLHDHYGGKDYWNTRRSMVFAKHLRVVGDKFRNKYLQSTDEADRTHYKEDWTQMKVKMGTALGGPYLGVHLRRKDFIWGHREDVPSLQGAVKKIRSLLEMHKLEKVFVATDAVEEEIELLKKLLPEMVRFEPSWEELELYKDGGLAVIDQWICAHARYFIGTSVSTFSFRIHEEREILGFDPKTTYNRFCGEREKNCEQPTHWKIVY; encoded by the exons ATGGCGGCGCAAggccccggccgccgcctcctgccgccgccgctgctgctgggcCTGGCCGCCCTCACCCTCCTGCCGCCTGCCGCCGCCCAGCCGCCGCCCGTCGCCCTCCGCGCCGGCCACGCCGCCTCctcgctgcccgccgccgccgccgcgccgcgcaCCAG atacCTTTTGTATGATGTAAATCCTCCTGAAGGGTTCAACCTTCGCAGAGATGTCTACATTCGCATTGCTTCCCTTCTAAAGACCTTGCTGAAAAGTGAAAACTGGGTGTTAGTTCTGCCTCCCTGGGGACGTCTTTATCACTGGCAGAGCCCCGACATCCCTCAGGTTCGGATCCCTTGGTCCGAGTTTTTCGATCTCCCAAGCCTCAACAGGAACATCCCTGTCATTGAATACGAGCAGTTCCTTGCAG AGTCAGGTGGGCCCTTTATTGAACAGATTTATGTCCTACAAGGCTACGCAGAAGGATGGAAAGAAGgaacatgggaagaaaaaatagatgAAAGGCCGTGCATTGATCAGCTTATGTACTCCAAAGACAAACATGAGTACTACAG GGGATGGTTCTGGGGTTATGAGGAAACGCGGGGCCTCAATGTCTCCTGTTTGTCTGTCCAAGGATCTGCCTCTGTTGTGGCTCCCGTCCTTTTGAAGAACACTTCAGCACA GTCAGTGATGTTAGACAGAGCTGAAAACCTTCTTCATGACCACTACGGAGGGAAAGATTATTGGAAT ACCCGTCGGAGCATGGTGTTTGCTAAACACCTCCGTGTAGTGGGAGACAAGTTTAGAAACAAATATCTTCAATCCACAGATGAGGCAGACAGGACTCATTACAAGGAGGACTGGACACAGATGAAG GTTAAGATGGGCACAGCTCTAGGTGGTCCATACCTTGGGGTTCATCTCAGAAGGAAAGACTTCATTTGGGGTCACAGAGAAGACGTGCCTTCCCTGCAAGGAGCAGTAAAGAAAATCCGCAGCCTCCTGGAGATGCATAAACTTGAAAAAGTTTTTGTAGCCACTGATGCTGTCGAGGAGG aGATTGAATTGCTCAAGAAACTGCTGCCTGAGATGGTGAGGTTTGAACCCTCTTGGGAGGAGCTGGAACTCTACAAAGATGGGGGCTTGGCCGTGATTGACCAGTGGATCTGCGCACATGCAAG gtATTTTATAGGCACCTCAGTTTCAACATTTTCCTTCCGGATCCATGAGGAAAGGGAGATCTTGGGATTTGATCCAAAAACAACTTACAACCGATTTTGtggtgaaagagagaaaaactgtgAGCAACCAACTCACTGGAAAATTGTATactaa
- the YBEY gene encoding endoribonuclease YbeY isoform X2, producing MSLVLRNAQRVVPVRRAPLRRAVCALRAALGASRFDVGLVCASNGLMRRLNGAYRQRPEPTDVLSFPFHRVAAGELPRPSCRDEYNLGDIFLGVEYIHQQCRATGEDFDSVLAVSPESDQLGVF from the coding sequence ATGAGCCTGGTGCTGCGGAACGCCCAGCGGGTCGTGCCGGTGCGTCGGGCCCCGCTGCGCCGCGCTGTGTGCGCCCTGCGGGCCGCCCTGGGCGCCTCCCGCTTCGACGTGGGGCTGGTCTGCGCCAGTAACGGGCTGATGCGGCGTCTCAACGGCGCGTACCGGCAGCGCCCGGAGCCCACCGAcgtcctctccttccctttccaccGGGTGGCGGCGGGGGAGCTGCCGCGGCCGAGCTGCCGCGACGAGTACAACCTGGGGGACATCTTCCTGGGGGTGGAGTACATCCACCAGCAGTGCCGCGCCACCGGGGAGGACTTCGACAGCGTCCTGGCGGTGAGCCCCGAGAGCGATCAACTCggtgttttttaa